The Entelurus aequoreus isolate RoL-2023_Sb linkage group LG11, RoL_Eaeq_v1.1, whole genome shotgun sequence genome includes the window aatatgtgttatatgcgttttatgtcgcacgtttgcaccaagaaaaattcctagtttgtgaacccgttctcaaacaatggcaataaaactattctgattctgattctgatatatatatatatatatatacatatatatatatatatacatatatatatatatatacatatatatatatatatatatatatatatatatatatatatatatatatatatatatatatatatatatatatatatttatatacacatatatatatatatatatatatacacatatatatacacacatatatatatatatatatatatatatatatatatatacacatatatacaagcatatatatatatatatatatatatatatatatatatatatatatatacatatatatatatatatatatatatatacatatatatatatatatacacatatatatacatatatatatatatatacacacatatatatacatatatatatatatatacacacatatatacatatacatatatatatacacatatatatacatatatatatacacacatatatatatatatatatatatatatatatatatacacatatatatacatatatatatacacacatatatatatatatatatatatatatatatatatatatatatatatatatatatatatatatatatacatatacatatatatatacacatatatatacacacatatatatatatacacatatatatatatatatatatacatatgtatatgtatatatatatatatatatatatatatacagtatatatatacagtatatatatatatatatatatatatatatatatatatatatatatatatatatatatatatatatatatatatatatatatatatgtgtgtgtgtatatatatatatatacacacacatatacatagttTCTTTAAACTAATATAATCTGTTATCTGGTCGGGCTGGGAAGATTCGATTCAGTTCTTGTGGATAACGATTGGATTCTGAATCAATTACCGATTCAAAATCACTACGTTTTTAGTAACATTGTGTGCCATGATTAaaaacattcctccataaaatacataaacagctctgctcaatttctatattactcaaaataaaaactagttttgttgaataaaattccacccctacatttaataaagtcatatacaaataaagcaacaagaggaGTATCcatcacttctcttttctaaagtaaatgtgtacagcagatatagatcatctacatcaacaatatgatttgtctgagtggatggacaggacagactgaaaaaaacaaataaacaagcaaacaaaaaaaaatatcgatttttgattatatatttttttaatagattaagatctgttacaaataagaatcgcgattaaactGAAAATTTATTTTCtgacacccttaatatatatatatatatatatatatatatatatatatatatatatatatatatatatatatatatatatatatatatatatatatatatatatatatgtatgtgtgggaaaaaaatcacaagactatttcatctctacaggcctgtttcatgaggggtttcctcaatcctcaggagatttcctgaggattgaggaaacccctcatgaaacaggcctgtagagatgaaatagtcttgtgatttttttcccacacatacatattacgctctaccacggtatcgagcactattttttggatttttttggataatctaattaagacatatatatatatatatatatatatattaggggtgtccgataatggcttttttgccgatatccgatattccgatattgtccaactcttaattaccgataccgatatcaaccgataccgatatatacagtcgtggaattaacacattattatgcctaatttggacaaccaggtatggtgaagataaggtcctttttttttttaaattaataaaataaaataaaataaataaattaaaaacattttcttgaataaaaaagaaagtaaaacaatataaaaacagttacatagaaactagtaatgaatgaaaatgagtaaaattaactgttaaaggttagtattattagtggaccagcagcacgcacaatcatgtgtgcttacggactgtatcccttgcagactgtattgatatatattgatataacaaaatctcgttgacatgtatgacttaagtgttattatgacaatgacaataaaggaattgattgattgattgattgattgatatataatgtaggaaccagaatattaataacagaaagaaacaacccttttgtgtgaatgagtgtaaatgggggagggaggttttttgggttggtgcactaatttaagtgtatcttgtgttttttatgttgatttaattaaaaaaacaaaaaaacaaaaaaaatgaaaaaaacctgataccgataatttctgatattacattttaaagcatttatcagacatctctaatatatacatacatacaaacacacatatatatatatacatatatatatatatatatatatatgtgtgtgtatatatatatatatatgtgtgtgtatatatatatatatatatatatatatatatatatatatatatacacacacatatatatatatatatacacacacatatatatatatatatgtatatatatatatatatatatatatatatatatatatatatatatatatatatatatatatatatatatatatatatatatatatatatatatatatattagagatgtccgataatatcggtctgtcgatattatcggccgataaatgcgttaaaatgtaatatcggaaattatcggtatcgtttttttttattatcagtatcgttttttgttttttttttgtttttttaaaatgtattaaatccacataaaaaacacaagatacacttaaaattagtgcaccaacccaaaaaacctccctcccccatttacactcattcacacaaaagggttgtttctttctgttattaagttaagattaagttaagttaaagtaccaatgattgtcacacacacactaggtgtggtgaaatttgtcctctgcatttgacccatccccttgttcaccccctgggaggtgaggggagcagtgggcagcagcgtagccgcgcccgggaatcatttttggtgatttaacccccaattccaacccttgatgctgagtgccaagcagggaggtaatgggtcccatttttatagtctttggtatgaccctaatattctggttcctacattatatatcaatatatatcaatacagtcggcaagggatacagtccgtaagcacacatgattgtgcgtgctgctggtacactaatagtactaacctttaacagttaattttacaaattttcattaattactagtttctatgtaactgtttttatattgttttactttcttttttattcaagaaaatgtttttaatttatttatcttattttatttgattaatttttttaaaaagtaccttatcttcaccatacctggttgtccaaattaggcataataatgtgttaattccatgactgtatatatcggttgatatcggtatcggtaattaaagagttggacaatatcggcatataggatatcggcaaaaagccattatcggacatccctaatatatatatatatatatatatatatatgttagtttttttagtaatataatataatcgGGTCTGTGGTTGAACTTGCCTAGCTAGTCATAGTCCAATTACCTCTGGATCTGCATTAAATATGAAATCTGACTACAGGTACCCACGTCTAcaccgtacacacacacacatacacacccacacacacattcactctaCCTTCCAGGCAGCAGATCCTCCAGAGTCCGGAGTGGGTGAGCGCCCCCGGGTCCTTCTTGTCCTTGTTGTGGGGGTCGTCCTGGGTGACGTTGGCTGTGCTGTTGCAGATGAGGGCGCGGGAGTACAGCCAGTAGTCCGTCCCTATGGCCACCGTCATCAGGCCGAAGGCAGCGAATGCCCCCACGGTGGTGAGGAGGATCTGGATCCCCTTCTCACACACCATGCCTTCAAGAGACAACGGTAGAGAGAGTGAGGACGGACAAGCGGAAAAAGCAGCAGCAGCCATGCAGGTGAGaccatgaggaggaggaggaggaggaggaagatgatGACGATGTGTCCTTGCAGGAGACTCGGATCTTTCTGCTGACTCGGCTTAACAAGCCAGAAGCATTCTCCATATTCATGACCCTGACACCCTCCCTTAGAACCCAGACGGCAGGACTGGAGAGGAATGCAAGAACACAGATGATCTTCACCAAAGGGGAAGGAAGGGGCTTATGATggagtgcaggggtgtccaaactttatgatggagtgcaggggtgtccaaactttatgatggagtgcaggggtgtccaaactatgatggagtgcaggagtgtccaaactttttacactcAGGGCCGCTCACTGAAAAgtctatttaccgtaatttccggactataagccgcacctgactataagccgcaccagctaaatttaggggaaaatacagattgctccatatataagccgcacccgactataagccgcagggttttgatgtgtaattaccgtagtatataggggttcctgctaccacggaggggattgtcgggacagagatgactgtttgggaacgcaaagcgtcccatttattaacaataaatctttcaatcattcaatcaaactttcacatctttgacatggcgaacagcattcgtgcagagtacaaataatacaacggtgcaacctgtacgttatcaaaataaccagcctaccggtatatgaaaagtcagtctttaatcattgtgtcatcgtcttcctcctgcgtaataaaaccaccgaaatcctcttcgtcggtgtcggagaagaacaggccgtaaataaaccgcaccgttgtataagccgcagggaccagaacgaggggaaaaagtagcggcttatagtccggaaattacggtacattttcCAAACCAAaagtcagtcataaaaatgttaacaataataatgtttttttcttttatttatttaaattatttcatattattacattttatggacagtgtggggacttacacacacttaagacggtGTGGGGACTTACACAAACTTAAGACggtgtggggacttacacacacttaagacagtgtggggacttacagacacttaagacagtgtggggacttacacacaaACTTAAGACggtgtggggacttacacacacttaagacagtgtggggacttacagacacttaagacagtgtggggacttacacacacttaagacagtgtggggacttacacacacttaagacagtgtggggacttacacaAACTTAAGACGGTGTGGGGACctacacacacttaagacagtgtggggacttacacacacttaagacggtgtggggacttacacacacttaagacagtgtggggacttacagacacttaagacagtgtggggacttacacacacttaagacagtgtggggacttacacacacttaagacggtgtggggacttacacacacttaagacagtgtggggacttacagacacttaagacagtgtggggacttacacacacttaagacagtgtggggacttacacacacttaagacagtgtggggacttacacaAACTTAAGACGGTGTGGGGACctacacacacttaagacagtgtagggacttacacacacttaagacggtgtggggacttacacacacttaagacagtgtggggacttacacacacttaagacggtgtggggacttacacacacttaagacagggtggggacttacacacacttaagacggtgtggggacttacacacacttaagacagtgtggggacttacacacacttaagacggtgtggggacttacaca containing:
- the LOC133660491 gene encoding voltage-dependent calcium channel gamma-8 subunit-like: MVCEKGIQILLTTVGAFAAFGLMTVAIGTDYWLYSRALICNSTANVTQDDPHNKDKKDPGALTHSGLWRICCLEGVKRGVCSQINHFPEDADFDHDGAEYVLPSESVGWFPPRCIQNC